The Candidatus Methanoperedens sp. sequence GCCGTCGAGACCGTCCCCCCTCCGGCGCCTTCTGTCATGAGTATAATATCTCCTGGCTTTGCCTGTATGCGCGCAGTCAGACTCTCTGCTACCCCGACGGCGCCCACGCCGCCTGTCATCCGCTCTCCAATCACCATATCGCCGCCAATCCGAAGCGTGCTGCCTGTGATCAGGGGCACACCTGTCAGTTCCGAGACTGTCGTGATGCCTGCGATATGGTCGAATATCTTTGCCACATCGCCATCATCAGCCACATGTATGTCCGAGAAAAGGGCGACAGGGCGCGCGCCCATGACATACACATCACGAAGGGCTGCGCGCGCCACATGGAAGCCGGCAAGGAAAGGGAAGTCCGAGAGCCTGGAATGCATGCCGTCTATGGTCACCACAAGATACGTACCTTTGGCACGAACAACGCCCGAATCGTCAAGATGCGAGGAATCCACGACTGCGGAAGTTTTACCTATTACCTCCGCAATTTTCTCATGGGTATAGAAATCACCGCCGCCGCGTGAGCCAACGCCGAATTCTCCCATTGTAACGCCGCTGCTTATAGACGTGAGTATATCGCCTTTTGGGTTCATGGTGGCGTTTGCTTCCACAATAACTGCATTTGCTATCTCCTCAGCATGCTTTCGCGAGATGTTTTTTATCTCAAGTATCCTGTCGGCTAACTTCGCCTTGAGAGCCTTATCATTTCTCAGGATACCCCGTCTGGCATAGCCTTCAAGGTCCATAACTCTCCACAAAATTCGCAATCATGCGAAGCCCAATTATCCCGCTTTTTTCAGGGTGGAACTGCGTGCCTACAACGTTTCCGGCTTCGTTTGTGATAATTGCAGGGAACTCGAACCCATAATCGCACATTGCAGCCTCATATTTCTCTTCCGTATTTGCATGGTAGGAATGTACAAAATACACGAATGAGCCGTTATCCACGCCTTTTAGCAATGGAATATTCTTTTTGATAATAATCGAGTTCCATCCCATGTGGGGAACTTTCAGTTCGGACGATGGAAACCTTGTCACCCTTCCCGGGATTATACCAATGCCCCTGTGCAATCCTCCTTCCTCGCTCTCGGAAGCCAGCATCTGCATGCCAAGGCATATCCCCAGAAGCGGTTTTCCCTCTTCCACAGCATCCTTCACCACGCGCTCAAGCGTGGAAAAATGCAGCATCGCATCGCGGAATGCTCCAACTCCAGGGAGTATCAGGGCATCGGCGCGGTCGATTGCCGAGGGTTCGTTTGAGATTTCAACGTCTGCACCTACGTATTGGAGGGCTTTTTCGATGCTCCGAAGGTTTCCGAGTCCGTAGTCTATGATTACGATTTTCATTTTGCACTAAATAACTTTTTAAATACTTAAACCCTCAAGCCTTCGCGCCGCCTCCATCAACGTCTCATCCTTTTTCGAGAACGTAAAACGAAGCTTATGCTTTCCCGCCTCGCTCCTGTAAAAACTGCTTCCCGGAACAGCTGCCACTCCAACTTCGCTCACCATGTATCTTGCAAAAGCTACATCATCCATCTCAATGCCCTGCGGAATATCAGCCAGTATGTAGTATGCCCCTTCAGGCATGCTGCAAGCGAATCCTGCCTTTATTAAAGCCTTATAGAGAAGTTTTCTTTTTCCGTCGTACATTTTTGCAAGCTCTTTGTAATAGGAATCCGGGAACCTAAGTGCAGTGACGCATGCATGCTGAAGCGGCGCAGGCGCTCCAACGGTGAGGAAATCATGCACCTTCCTTATCCCAGATGTCAGAGTTTTTTCTGCAAGCGCATAGCCGATGCGCCATCCTGTGACGCTGTACGTCTTTGAGAATCCGCTTATGGTAATAGTCCTGTCCTTCATATCGTCAAGAGAACCGATGCTGACATGCTCTCTGTTGTCGTACAGGATATGCTCGTAAATCTCATCTGTCACTGCAATAACATCAAAGTCAACACAGAGGTCTGCAATCAACTTTAACTCGTTTTTCGTAAAAACTCTGCCGCAGGGATTATTCGGGGTATTAAGGATGAGAGCGCGCGTCTTTTTATTAAAAGCGGAAGTAAGGGCATCTTCATCGATACTGTAATCCCCGTTTAAGGGTACAAAACTGGGGACTGCACCTGAGACTGCAGCGTCGGGTCCGTAGTTCTCATAAAACGGCTCGAATACCACGACCTCATCGCCTTCGTTTATTATGGCAAGCATGGAAGCCATCATGGCTTCGGTCGAGCCGCAGGTTACCGTTACCTCGCTCTCAGGGTCTGCCTCTATTCTGTTATATTCGCGGGCTTTTCGGGAAATCTCCCATCGCAGGTCTTTTGCGCCCCAGGTAATGGAATACTGGTTGTAATCTTCCATGATTGCAGAAGCTGCGGCGCGCTTTAGCTCCTCAGGGGCAGGAAAATCAGGAAAACCCTGGGCAAGGTTGATGGCATCATGCTTTAATGAGAGGCGTGTCATGTCGCGAATTACCGACTCTACAAAATGATCTACACGGTGGGATAACATGGACGTATCAAAAGACTTTGGTATATATTTAACTTCTGTGGCTACTTCCTCCAGTGGAAATAAAGGGGTCATGATAATGAGGGGATATATGTTCTAAACAGCATCGAATAATCCACCGTAAACCGTTACTTTTATATTTCACTTATCCAATGGTAGGCAAAAGGTGACAAAAATGGTAGCAAAAGTAAATACCGAAGAATGCACAGGATGCGGAATATGCGTAGACGAGTGCCCTGCAAACGCAATAGAACTGAAAAACGAAAAAGCAAAAGTGGATGAGGTGGAGTGCACGGACTGCGGTACATGCGTTGACGCATGCCCGAACAGTGCGATCAAGGTAGAATAATCAATAGTAAACCAGAACATAAAAACTGAAACAATCTATGTCAAAAATAAGGGCAGGAGTACTCGGTGCAACAGGAAATGTAGGTCAGAGATTCATAGAGCTTCTGAGCAATCACCCCTGGTTTGAATTAACGTCGCTGGCAGCCTCAGACAGGAGTGCAGGCAAGAGATACGGCGATGCAGCGAGCTGGAGGCTTGAAAGTAAAATCCCGCAAGATGCTGCTGATATGACTGTGGTGCCCGTCGACCCGAAGAAAGTGGATGCTGACATCGTTTTCTCCGCTCTCCCCGCCGACCTTGCCAAAACCGTTGAGCCAGAGTTTGCCAAAGCAGGTTTTGTGGTAGCAAGCAATGCCAGCGCTTTGCGGATGGTGAAAGACATACCGCTTGTCATCCCTGAGGTGAACCCCGAGCACCTCGGTCTGATAGATGTCCAGCAGGACAGGCGCAAATGGGATGGCTATGTGGTCACGAATCCCAACTGCACAACTATTATGATGACTGTGACACTGAAGCCGCTCATGAGGTTCGGGATTGAAAAAATCTATATAGCTTCTATGCAGGCAATCTCAGGAGCAGGATACGATGGCGTACCCTCGATGGCGATCCTGGATAACGTGATTCCATATATCGGTCAGGAAGAGGAAAAAGTGGAGACCGAGACCAGGAAGCTTCTGGGTGAATTTAATGGGAGCGAGGTGATTGATGCGCCGTTTGCTGTAAGCGCAAGCTGCAACCGGGTAATGGTAATGGATGGGCATACCGAAGCTGTCTGGGTAGAAATGGCAGACGCTCCTTCGCCTGAAGATGTTAAAGACGCCTTCCTTAAGTTTGACCCGGGTTTGTCCGATTTACCTACAGAACCCAACCCTGTAATCGAGGTTAAGGAAGAAAAAGATAGACCCCAGCCGCGAATGGACAGGAATCTTGGCGGCGGGATGACAGTTTCAGTTGGACGAATCCGCCCCGGGATACGCTACATCTGCATGGGGCATAATACCATAAGAGGCGCAGCAGGGGCAAGTGTGCTGAATGCTGAGCTTCTTAGAAAGAAAGGGAAGCTTTAAAATAAAACCAAGTCAGCAGTGCTTTATTTTTTCATTCTCATGATAATCAATTTTACAGACAGCGCACAGCAATAAAGAGGCGCATATAGGGTTATAAATAAGCACAGATAATATATAAAATACCGCGCAATTATTAACATACCGGTGAGGTCGTAAACATGACAGGAATAGCAGCAGTAGAAGGTACATTATTGGAAGGTTTACATAAACTTGGATTAATAAAAAAAGAGGAAGATATCATTAAAGATGCTCTAAGCGAAATGCTCATAAAATACGGAAGATTTCCGAAAGAAACTGCTCGTGGTATTTTAAACTCAAAAATATCCGGAAAGCTCAGTGACACTGTTGCAGAATTGAGAAGTGAATGAACATATACATCGACACCAGCGCTTATGTAAAAGAATATCACGATGAGTCAGGCAGTGAGTTGGTTCATTCAGTTTTTGAGAGCGCAAAAAATGGGGACAATAAGCGAGACCATAAACACAATAGACCGGCATTTCATGCGCCACGAATTAAATAAAGAAGAATATAATAACGTCTTAGGTGCTATTTTTACAGATATGTTTGAGATGCTTGATAATAAAAATTTAAAAATTGTTGACATTGATACAAACCTCGTCAAAATGTCATGGGAATACATTTCATCCGAGCATTTATCTGCGGCGGATTCTCTCCATCTTGTAACCGCAATGAAATCAAACGCAGATATATTTTATGCAGCAGACAAAAAGTTGATCGGCGTTGCCAGAAAAAGAAATCTGAATGCGGTGGATGTAGAAGAGCTAACCTGATTCTGTCAATTTATTCAATGCAGGAAATGTCTCATCCCTGTGAACACAAGTGAAACCCCGAGCCTGTTCGCGGCATCGATCACTTCCTTATCCCTTATCGAACCTCCTGGCGACACTATGTACCTTATGTGGTTCTCTGCTGAGTAAATGATGCTGTCATCGAAGGGAAAGAAGGCATCGCTTGCAAGAACGCATTCACTCATGATGCTTTTAATATACTCCTGCTCGCTCATGTCAGGTTTTTCCCGCATGTACAGCATTTTCAGATTCTCAACAGCTTTTGTTGCAGCGAGTTTACGTATCGCATCCACCCTGTTCGGCTGACCTGCTCCAATTGCGAGTATCTGGTAAAATCCCTTTTCATACTCCCATGCAATAACCACAGCGTTGGATTTCGTGTATTTGCAGATAGTAAGCGTAAACTCAGCCAGCCCTCTTTTCTCCTCAGGGAATGGAAGCTCAGTGACCACATCCCATTTCTCATACATTCCCCTGTTCCTTGACTGCACAAGCATTCCTCCAACGATATAATGGTACGTATTCTCAAGCGGCACACCGTTCTCCATGGAGAGTTCAAGGATTCGGAGGTCTTTGCTCTTGTTCTTAAGGAAGAAAAGCGCATCCTCATCATAGCCTGGAGCCATTATCATTTCCACGAACTTGCCCTTCAGGAATTCCACAGTCGCAAGGTCGGGTTTGCGCGTCATGCATATTATGCTGCCGAACGATGACATCGGGTCGCCTTCCCATGCTCTCGAAAGTGCCCCGGTGAGTGTTTTCCCTGTTGCAAACCCGCAGGGGTTACAGTGTTTGACTACAACGACGGAAATACTATCTTTAAATTCAAGAGCCACGTTCAACGCGCTCTCAGCATCCAGGTAATTGTTGTACGACAGCGCCTTTCCATGCAGTTGCTTTGCATTTGCAACAGAAGGTTCGCTAACATCGGGCTCTTTATAGAATTTGGCACTCTGATGCCAGTTCTCCCCGTACCTCAGCGTTCTTCCCTCCACGAATTTCAGGCGCAGGATATCTTCGCTGACGAGCTTGCGGCTCAGGTACGTGTCAATTGCACAGTCATAATCCGCTATCCTGCGAAATGCCTTGACCGCAAGATGCTCTCTTGTTTCCAGGCTTATTTCACCGTGTTCAAGTTCTTTTAGAATCGAAGGATAATCAAGAGGGTCGGTTATTACAGCCACATGCCTGTAATTTTTTGCTGCAGCCCTCACGAGAGCAGGTCCTCCTATATCTATATTTTCGATGGCATCGTCGAGACTGCCTCCCTCGGCTATTGTTTCCTCAAATGGATAGAGGTTCACGACCACGATATCGATGAGTTCGATGCCCTGCTCTGCTGCTTCCTTCATGTGTGATGGATTTTCCCGAAGTGCGAGAATGGCGCCGTGAATTCTGGGATGAAGCGTCTTTACCCTGCCCTCCATCATCTCCGGGAATCCTGTTATCTCACTTACATCTTTTACTTTTATGCCTGCATTTTTCAAAACCCTGGATGTCCCGCCTGTGGAAACTATCTCAAAACCAAGACGAATGAGCCCTGTTGCAAAATCAATTATTCCGTTTTTGTCAGAAACGCTTATTAAAGCTTTCTTGGGCAGAATTTATCACCTTACCTCAATAGAAAAAGGAAGGTATAAGTTTTTCTAATCTATTGAAGCTCGATTTTTAGAAACCTTATTTTATATCCTCAGCCTACTACTATTTCATGGCAGACCTGATAATCAAAGGCGGCAGAGTGCTCACCATGAACGGCGGGATTATCGATGGCGGGGTGATAGCAGTAGAGAGCGGTTTAATAACTTTCGTGGGGAAGGGTACGAAAGAG is a genomic window containing:
- a CDS encoding AIR synthase-related protein, coding for MDLEGYARRGILRNDKALKAKLADRILEIKNISRKHAEEIANAVIVEANATMNPKGDILTSISSGVTMGEFGVGSRGGGDFYTHEKIAEVIGKTSAVVDSSHLDDSGVVRAKGTYLVVTIDGMHSRLSDFPFLAGFHVARAALRDVYVMGARPVALFSDIHVADDGDVAKIFDHIAGITTVSELTGVPLITGSTLRIGGDMVIGERMTGGVGAVGVAESLTARIQAKPGDIILMTEGAGGGTVSTAALYYGMHDIVDETINLKFIDACEALLEAGLIGKIHAMTDVTNGGVRGDAKEISRTACVKLVFEEEKMRSLVNKKVLEMLDSLEIDYLGVSLDALLIIAPPEHADEIMKCVHRKGVAIDVVGKVEEGKGAELIINGEVHDFTPRFRESAYTPIKKLVGEKTPRNFEAMKKAVNRAAAQAVEKKWRVVERMRSGICQTSSQTHEPAPQGRRLS
- the hisH gene encoding imidazole glycerol phosphate synthase subunit HisH codes for the protein MKIVIIDYGLGNLRSIEKALQYVGADVEISNEPSAIDRADALILPGVGAFRDAMLHFSTLERVVKDAVEEGKPLLGICLGMQMLASESEEGGLHRGIGIIPGRVTRFPSSELKVPHMGWNSIIIKKNIPLLKGVDNGSFVYFVHSYHANTEEKYEAAMCDYGFEFPAIITNEAGNVVGTQFHPEKSGIIGLRMIANFVESYGP
- a CDS encoding aminotransferase class I/II-fold pyridoxal phosphate-dependent enzyme gives rise to the protein MTPLFPLEEVATEVKYIPKSFDTSMLSHRVDHFVESVIRDMTRLSLKHDAINLAQGFPDFPAPEELKRAAASAIMEDYNQYSITWGAKDLRWEISRKAREYNRIEADPESEVTVTCGSTEAMMASMLAIINEGDEVVVFEPFYENYGPDAAVSGAVPSFVPLNGDYSIDEDALTSAFNKKTRALILNTPNNPCGRVFTKNELKLIADLCVDFDVIAVTDEIYEHILYDNREHVSIGSLDDMKDRTITISGFSKTYSVTGWRIGYALAEKTLTSGIRKVHDFLTVGAPAPLQHACVTALRFPDSYYKELAKMYDGKRKLLYKALIKAGFACSMPEGAYYILADIPQGIEMDDVAFARYMVSEVGVAAVPGSSFYRSEAGKHKLRFTFSKKDETLMEAARRLEGLSI
- a CDS encoding 4Fe-4S binding protein encodes the protein MVAKVNTEECTGCGICVDECPANAIELKNEKAKVDEVECTDCGTCVDACPNSAIKVE
- the asd gene encoding aspartate-semialdehyde dehydrogenase: MSKIRAGVLGATGNVGQRFIELLSNHPWFELTSLAASDRSAGKRYGDAASWRLESKIPQDAADMTVVPVDPKKVDADIVFSALPADLAKTVEPEFAKAGFVVASNASALRMVKDIPLVIPEVNPEHLGLIDVQQDRRKWDGYVVTNPNCTTIMMTVTLKPLMRFGIEKIYIASMQAISGAGYDGVPSMAILDNVIPYIGQEEEKVETETRKLLGEFNGSEVIDAPFAVSASCNRVMVMDGHTEAVWVEMADAPSPEDVKDAFLKFDPGLSDLPTEPNPVIEVKEEKDRPQPRMDRNLGGGMTVSVGRIRPGIRYICMGHNTIRGAAGASVLNAELLRKKGKL
- a CDS encoding type II toxin-antitoxin system VapC family toxin — encoded protein: MGTISETINTIDRHFMRHELNKEEYNNVLGAIFTDMFEMLDNKNLKIVDIDTNLVKMSWEYISSEHLSAADSLHLVTAMKSNADIFYAADKKLIGVARKRNLNAVDVEELT
- the purH gene encoding bifunctional phosphoribosylaminoimidazolecarboxamide formyltransferase/IMP cyclohydrolase; protein product: MPKKALISVSDKNGIIDFATGLIRLGFEIVSTGGTSRVLKNAGIKVKDVSEITGFPEMMEGRVKTLHPRIHGAILALRENPSHMKEAAEQGIELIDIVVVNLYPFEETIAEGGSLDDAIENIDIGGPALVRAAAKNYRHVAVITDPLDYPSILKELEHGEISLETREHLAVKAFRRIADYDCAIDTYLSRKLVSEDILRLKFVEGRTLRYGENWHQSAKFYKEPDVSEPSVANAKQLHGKALSYNNYLDAESALNVALEFKDSISVVVVKHCNPCGFATGKTLTGALSRAWEGDPMSSFGSIICMTRKPDLATVEFLKGKFVEMIMAPGYDEDALFFLKNKSKDLRILELSMENGVPLENTYHYIVGGMLVQSRNRGMYEKWDVVTELPFPEEKRGLAEFTLTICKYTKSNAVVIAWEYEKGFYQILAIGAGQPNRVDAIRKLAATKAVENLKMLYMREKPDMSEQEYIKSIMSECVLASDAFFPFDDSIIYSAENHIRYIVSPGGSIRDKEVIDAANRLGVSLVFTGMRHFLH